Sequence from the Herbaspirillum sp. meg3 genome:
CGATCTGGCCGATTCCTCCGCGCTCCGGCTGCAAATGCACTACGCGCCGCAACACTACGCGCACGCCGCTATCGATGGTTTGCTGCGACAGTTCGAGGCGTTCCTTGCCCAAGCTATTGCCCATAGCACGGCATCGCTGTCTGCATTGCGCTGGGATGATCGTGCGTTATGGTCGCGGCGTCTGGTGACGCAGTCTATCGCGCTCGATACCGGTGGCGATACCTTGTTGGCGCACATTGACCGGCATGCGCACGCCACACCGCAGGCGATTGCCCTGTGCGGCTCGACCTCTGCATTGCCGATTGATTACGCCAGCCTCATGGTGCGCGTCAATCGTCTTGCACATTGGCTCAAGGAACAGGGGGTTGGCCCTCAATCGCGAGTGGGATTAGCCTTGCGCCGTTCACCTGAGATGGTGGTCGCATTGCTGGCCGTGTGGCGTGCCGGTGCCGCATATCTGCCCATCGATCCAGGCTGGCCGGCGGCACGACGTGCCGGTTTGCTGGCTGATGCGATGCCGCTGCTGGTGTTGCACGACGGCGCTGATGACATTGCACTGGCCGCGAACGAAGTACGGCATGTGGCATTGGCGACGCTTGATACGCTTTTGCCGCGTTATCCGTCGCAAGCCCCGGCACCGGACTCGACAGCTGCTGCCGGTCTGAGCGATGCCGCTTACGTCTTGTACACCTCAGGATCGACCGGAACCGCCAAAGGCGTCGTGATCGAACATCGGCAATTGCTCAACTACGTACTGGCAGCAAGCGAAGGTATGCAGCTGGCGTCAAGCCGTTGCTGGGGACTGACCAGCACCGTGGCCGCCGATCTGGGCAATACCGCGCTGTTCGCGGCGCTCTATCACGGTGCGACATTGGCCATCGCCGATGACGACGACATGCAGGACGGTGCTCATTTTGCCGGATTCATAAAGCGCCGGCGGGTTGATGCGCTGAAGATCGTTCCCTCGCATCTGGAAGCCTTGCTGGAAATTGACCCTGTCGTGTTGCCATCCACCATCGTGCTGGGCGGTGAAACTGCAGCGCCGGCGCTGGTACGCAAGATTTGGCAGCATCGACCTGATTGCCGGGTGTTCAATCACTACGGCCCGACGGAAACCACGGTGGGCGTGATGTGGCATGCGGTCACTCCTGATGATGTCGAGACGGATACCGCCATTCCACTCACGCAAGTCATGGCCAACTGCCGCGTGGCTGTGTTCGACGACATGCTGCGCGAAACGCCGGTCGGTGCCGTCGGCCAACTGTACATCGGGGGGGCGCAAAACTGTCGTGGTTACCTGAATCGGTCCGTCGATAGCAGCGCGTTCGTTGTCGACCCGCTCGATGCGAGCCGCACCTGGTATCGCAGCGGCGACTTGGCCTGCTACCTACCACAAGGCGGATTGCGCATTCTTGGCCGGGCGGACGATCAGGTCAAAATCCGTGGCTTCCGTATCGAACCGGCGGAAATAGAAGTCGCTCTGTTGCAGCAGTCAGGTATCCGGCAGGCAGTCGTACTGGCGCATGGGGCAGCGGATCAGACCGCGAGTCTGACGGCGTTCCTGGTTGGCGAGTCCGGCCGGATCAACGCCGCGAGCTTGCGGCCTGCGTTGCTGGCGCTGCTGCCAGAACCTATGGTGCCGTCCCGCTATGTGATGCTGGCAGCTTTCCCGCGCCTGGCTAACGGCAAGATAGACCGCCGTGCTTTGCTGCAATCGCTGGAAACTGCTGTCACCGATGCCTCATCTGATGCGCCGTCCAATATGCAGTCTGACGTTGCCTTGGACGACGATCTCGAATTCGTGGTGCTCGATACCATGACGCAATTACTCCCCCCCGTAACACAGGCGCTTGGTCGGCATAGCGATTTCATTGAGGCTGGTGGGCATTCGCTGCTGGCCATCAAGCTGGTGGCGCGACTGCGTAAATTGTTTCGCATCGACATCGCGCCGGCGCTGGTGTTTGACCACGCCACACCGGCCGCGCTGGCAGCCGCCTTGCGTCAGCAGGCACCGGACCGGGCAGAGCTGGAGCAACTTGCGGCTCTGCGCCGGACCTTGCTGGAAATGCCCGCCGCCGAGCGCGACGCT
This genomic interval carries:
- a CDS encoding amino acid adenylation domain-containing protein, yielding MTQTFESSRHVAPGLPLSSEQRNALASSASAVCLALDIQGELDPQRLEQALHTAVQQHTVLRHAFGMVSGYRGLRQQALTDAPPQSWRVFTALANVDRIAGDTLRLEYQQWQQQTFAPAAGEVLQARLIRCGDVHWQLWLAASALVADARSLLQLVADIRHHYMAGSGAAECDSFQYADYIEWRQSLDDDVDATAGRAYWANYAHRVAQAASPRLSYRQERGQTALQVHGTHLPATLSDALQDYAETNQTVVETVLHAAWLALLGKLTQAQQIRSVWRHDCRADYEPMAGAVGLYGKVFPVLLEVGAQDSFSDVLRQLAVLGEHHTGAQEYLTDDVAAAATSGIGFSVNTLVSFWRDATATWKVFPGPQWDARYELALHVDLADSSALRLQMHYAPQHYAHAAIDGLLRQFEAFLAQAIAHSTASLSALRWDDRALWSRRLVTQSIALDTGGDTLLAHIDRHAHATPQAIALCGSTSALPIDYASLMVRVNRLAHWLKEQGVGPQSRVGLALRRSPEMVVALLAVWRAGAAYLPIDPGWPAARRAGLLADAMPLLVLHDGADDIALAANEVRHVALATLDTLLPRYPSQAPAPDSTAAAGLSDAAYVLYTSGSTGTAKGVVIEHRQLLNYVLAASEGMQLASSRCWGLTSTVAADLGNTALFAALYHGATLAIADDDDMQDGAHFAGFIKRRRVDALKIVPSHLEALLEIDPVVLPSTIVLGGETAAPALVRKIWQHRPDCRVFNHYGPTETTVGVMWHAVTPDDVETDTAIPLTQVMANCRVAVFDDMLRETPVGAVGQLYIGGAQNCRGYLNRSVDSSAFVVDPLDASRTWYRSGDLACYLPQGGLRILGRADDQVKIRGFRIEPAEIEVALLQQSGIRQAVVLAHGAADQTASLTAFLVGESGRINAASLRPALLALLPEPMVPSRYVMLAAFPRLANGKIDRRALLQSLETAVTDASSDAPSNMQSDVALDDDLEFVVLDTMTQLLPPVTQALGRHSDFIEAGGHSLLAIKLVARLRKLFRIDIAPALVFDHATPAALAAALRQQAPDRAELEQLAALRRTLLEMPAAERDALLEQV